From Ancylobacter pratisalsi, one genomic window encodes:
- a CDS encoding sugar 3,4-ketoisomerase has product MTPIDQCRLIDIRTISSESGAIGVIEAEADIPFAVKRVYYLFGTQPSSVRAGHAHRALRQLLVASSGGFDVSLDDGHHKRVVRLDHPSKGLLLVPGVWRVVSNFTAGACLLCLASAHFDEADYIREHADFLEAVRRNEFVA; this is encoded by the coding sequence ATGACGCCCATCGACCAATGCCGCCTCATCGACATACGAACGATATCCAGCGAGAGCGGCGCGATCGGCGTGATCGAGGCCGAGGCCGACATCCCCTTCGCGGTGAAGCGTGTCTATTACTTGTTCGGCACGCAGCCCTCCAGCGTGCGCGCGGGCCATGCCCATCGCGCCCTGCGCCAGCTGCTCGTGGCCTCCTCCGGCGGGTTCGACGTCAGCCTGGACGACGGGCATCACAAGCGCGTCGTACGCCTCGATCATCCGAGCAAGGGATTGCTGCTGGTGCCCGGCGTGTGGCGCGTGGTCAGCAACTTCACCGCGGGTGCGTGCCTGCTCTGCCTCGCCTCGGCCCATTTTGACGAAGCGGACTATATCCGCGAACACGCCGACTTTCTCGAAGCCGTGCGTCGCAACGAGTTCGTCGCGTGA
- a CDS encoding sigma-54-dependent Fis family transcriptional regulator has product MRTEASPRAVLAARRQFFHDGRPEGPLVTSLVPPSILRSWQRCAERGLDSAALPRLEPMTEHELREVAERHEKLRRLSRPEIESLYADAMQTGCVVVLTDASGLILDALGNADFAARAARVALRPGVEWGEGTTGTNAVGTAIVEGRPISVHGGEHFYDPHGILSCSAAPILDPFGQTVGALDLSGPAAVDHRHALGLVRLAVEQIEHRFFDDDFKGRRVLRFQAERELLGTAREGILVFEEDRLVAANRVGLGLAGLDWSALGMQRADEMFAELPRADGAAHMMRALGGAGLFGRFDGAPSRHARPPRPLADPRTASTLLLRPADRDAVSRAVRMVEADVPVLIRGETGTGKEMVAHEIHRLSERASGPFVAVNCAAIPETLIESELFGYEDGAFTGARRHGHKGLLRQAEGGLLFLDEIGDMPLGLQSRLLRVLQEREVAPLGGGRPVHVDFALLCATHRDLGALVEAGAFRSDLYFRIAHYTIELPALRDLDNRLETIRALWRRLVDDTRVTLSESCEARLAAYHWPGNFRQLAGTLRALAALAEPRRPVEVDMLPAEMRASSSSLPSSSPSAASSPSSSTPCDATLDALTVDAMRRTLDACGGNVSRAARQLGVNRSTLYRRLFNA; this is encoded by the coding sequence ATGCGGACGGAGGCATCACCACGGGCCGTGCTCGCGGCCCGGCGGCAGTTCTTCCACGATGGGCGACCGGAAGGCCCGCTCGTCACCTCGCTGGTGCCTCCTTCGATCCTGCGTTCCTGGCAGCGTTGCGCCGAGCGCGGGCTCGACAGTGCCGCCCTGCCGCGCCTCGAACCCATGACCGAGCACGAGCTGCGCGAGGTCGCCGAACGGCATGAGAAGCTGCGCCGGCTCAGCCGCCCGGAAATCGAGAGCCTCTACGCCGACGCCATGCAGACCGGCTGCGTGGTCGTGCTCACCGACGCATCCGGCCTCATTCTCGACGCGCTCGGCAATGCCGATTTCGCCGCCCGCGCGGCGCGCGTGGCGCTGCGTCCCGGCGTCGAATGGGGCGAGGGAACCACCGGCACCAACGCGGTCGGCACCGCCATCGTCGAGGGCCGGCCGATCAGCGTGCACGGGGGCGAACACTTCTACGATCCGCACGGCATTCTGAGCTGCTCGGCGGCGCCCATCCTTGACCCGTTCGGGCAGACGGTGGGAGCGCTGGACCTCTCGGGCCCGGCCGCCGTCGACCACCGCCACGCGCTCGGGCTGGTGCGGCTGGCCGTGGAGCAGATCGAGCACCGTTTCTTCGACGACGACTTCAAGGGCCGCCGCGTGCTGCGCTTCCAGGCCGAGCGCGAGCTGCTCGGCACGGCGCGCGAGGGCATTCTGGTGTTCGAGGAGGACCGCCTCGTCGCCGCCAACCGGGTGGGTCTGGGCCTCGCCGGCCTCGACTGGTCCGCGCTGGGCATGCAGCGCGCGGACGAGATGTTCGCCGAGCTGCCACGGGCCGACGGCGCCGCGCACATGATGCGCGCGCTTGGTGGCGCGGGGCTGTTCGGCCGTTTCGACGGCGCGCCCTCGCGCCACGCCCGCCCGCCACGCCCGCTCGCGGATCCGCGCACGGCGAGCACGCTGCTGCTGCGCCCGGCGGACCGCGATGCCGTCTCCCGCGCCGTGCGCATGGTCGAGGCCGACGTGCCCGTGCTGATCCGCGGCGAAACCGGGACCGGCAAGGAGATGGTGGCGCATGAGATCCATCGCCTCAGCGAACGCGCCTCCGGCCCGTTCGTGGCGGTGAACTGCGCGGCGATCCCCGAGACGCTGATCGAATCCGAGCTGTTCGGCTATGAGGACGGCGCCTTCACCGGCGCCCGCCGCCACGGCCACAAGGGGCTGCTGCGTCAGGCCGAGGGAGGCCTGCTGTTCCTCGACGAGATCGGCGATATGCCGCTCGGCCTGCAATCGCGCCTGCTGCGGGTTCTTCAGGAACGCGAGGTCGCCCCTCTCGGCGGTGGCCGGCCGGTGCATGTCGACTTCGCCCTGCTCTGCGCCACCCATCGCGACCTGGGTGCGCTGGTGGAGGCCGGGGCGTTCCGTTCGGACCTGTATTTCCGCATTGCCCACTACACGATCGAGCTTCCCGCCCTGCGCGATCTCGACAACCGGCTGGAGACGATCCGCGCGCTGTGGCGGCGACTGGTCGACGACACCCGCGTCACGCTGTCGGAGAGCTGCGAAGCGCGTCTGGCGGCCTATCACTGGCCCGGCAATTTCCGCCAGCTGGCCGGCACGCTGCGCGCGCTCGCCGCACTGGCCGAACCCCGCCGGCCGGTCGAGGTCGACATGCTGCCCGCCGAGATGCGCGCCTCATCGTCCTCACTGCCCTCATCGTCCCCATCGGCCGCCTCATCGCCCTCATCCTCCACGCCGTGCGACGCCACGCTGGACGCTCTGACGGTGGATGCGATGCGACGCACGCTCGACGCCTGCGGCGGAAATGTCTCGCGCGCCGCCCGGCAGCTTGGCGTCAACCGTTCAACGCTCTATCGGCGCCTGTTCAACGCCTGA
- a CDS encoding acyltransferase family protein, protein MPCKVTPMRLDSLTALRFFAAFSVFLHHCVPLGITFSDYMFNLNLGWTVSFFFVLSGFVLSLSRDNRLHTRRDRSNFIIERFFRIWPLHLTCALIYFLTIPITGQFERYYLFFTLQHAWVPAYSTAFFMNAVSWSISVELFFYIMFPFIFFTRVRNMVLFAMLWAAGVFSFMAVVSWHPQWFSFSPEVPNLLESGVTEHSFFYFFPPVRLCEFIGGMLTYQVFKRVRLSDASATIAQAAALLLVLAYMVSSQTVIAFFYGIYPRVATDNFDNYGMYPLFCVFIWAFAYQDGLLARKVSHKYLVWLGEISFSFYMIHQIVITNLHQNLQVGAYGFPLLWVVVAFAVSVGASWLLHGGVEKPALNFVKRRLYGARPVPPTALAP, encoded by the coding sequence ATGCCCTGCAAGGTGACGCCCATGAGACTCGACAGCCTGACGGCCCTCAGGTTTTTTGCGGCATTCTCGGTTTTTCTTCATCACTGCGTTCCACTTGGAATCACGTTTTCCGATTACATGTTCAACCTGAATCTTGGCTGGACGGTCTCGTTCTTCTTCGTGCTCTCCGGCTTCGTGCTCAGCCTGTCCCGCGACAACCGCCTGCATACCCGCCGGGACCGATCGAACTTCATTATTGAGCGGTTCTTCCGAATCTGGCCGCTGCACCTCACCTGCGCCCTGATCTATTTTCTCACCATACCGATCACGGGTCAGTTCGAGCGGTATTACCTGTTTTTTACGCTGCAACATGCCTGGGTTCCGGCCTATTCCACCGCCTTCTTCATGAATGCCGTGAGCTGGTCGATCTCGGTGGAGCTGTTCTTCTACATCATGTTCCCCTTCATCTTCTTCACGAGGGTGCGGAACATGGTCCTGTTCGCCATGCTCTGGGCCGCCGGTGTGTTTTCGTTCATGGCGGTGGTGAGCTGGCACCCGCAGTGGTTCAGCTTTTCGCCCGAGGTGCCGAACCTGCTCGAGTCGGGCGTCACCGAGCATTCGTTCTTCTACTTCTTCCCGCCGGTGCGGCTGTGCGAGTTCATCGGCGGCATGCTGACCTATCAGGTCTTCAAGCGCGTTCGACTCTCCGACGCGAGCGCCACGATCGCGCAGGCCGCCGCGCTTCTCCTCGTGCTCGCCTATATGGTTTCCAGCCAGACCGTGATCGCGTTTTTCTATGGCATATATCCGCGTGTCGCGACCGATAACTTCGACAATTATGGCATGTACCCGCTTTTTTGCGTGTTCATCTGGGCGTTTGCCTACCAGGACGGGCTGCTCGCCCGCAAGGTATCGCATAAATACCTGGTGTGGCTCGGCGAGATCAGCTTCTCGTTCTACATGATCCATCAGATCGTCATCACGAACCTGCACCAGAACCTTCAGGTTGGGGCCTACGGATTCCCGTTGCTGTGGGTCGTGGTGGCGTTCGCGGTGAGTGTGGGCGCGTCGTGGCTCCTGCATGGCGGGGTCGAGAAGCCGGCGCTGAACTTCGTCAAACGCCGGCTGTATGGCGCGCGCCCGGTGCCCCCCACGGCCCTCGCACCCTGA
- a CDS encoding ATP-dependent helicase, giving the protein MHAAAYLEKLNPQQRQAVEHGVSGAGEARKGPLLVIAGAGSGKTNTLAHRVAHLIVNGADPRRILLLTFSRRAAAEMARRVERIAGQVMGANAAVLTEGLTWAGTFHGIGARLLRDYAPQIGLDPNFTIHDREDSADLMNLVRHELGYSRTEKRFPTKGTLIAIYSRAVNAERPLEEVIARSFPWVAGWAAEMKAIFAGYVEAKQAQGVLDYDDLLLYWAQMAGEPQLAADIGGRFDHVLVDEYQDTNRLQASILIGLKPDGRGLTVVGDDAQSIYSFRAATVRNILDFPGHFSPRAETIMLEQNYRSTQSILRAANAVIDFAAERYAKNLWSERPSLERPALVNVRDEIEQANFIATRVLENREDGIALKSQAVLFRASHHSGPLEVELTRRNIPFVKFGGLKFLDSAHVKDVLAVLRFVENPRDRVAGFRVLRLLSGFGAATAAKVLDTVATGPMVPSLETFSPPPRAAQDWPGFVTLARDLKSRATGWPGELDRVRQWYEPHLERLHEDAATRQADLVQLAQIAGSYPSRARFLTKLTLDPPDATSAEAGPPHLDEDYLILSTIHSSKGQEWKSVFVLNVIDGCIPSDLGVGTKDEIEEERRLLYVAMTRAKDSLSLMLPQRFFVHGQSRGGDRHVYAARTRFIPPRILDHFATSVWPPATPEAATAASASEVRIDLSARMRGMWR; this is encoded by the coding sequence ATGCACGCTGCCGCCTATCTCGAAAAGCTGAACCCGCAGCAGCGGCAGGCGGTCGAGCATGGCGTGAGCGGGGCCGGCGAGGCGCGCAAGGGCCCGCTTCTGGTCATTGCCGGCGCCGGCTCGGGCAAGACCAACACCCTCGCCCACCGCGTGGCCCATCTCATCGTCAACGGCGCCGATCCGCGCCGCATCCTGCTGCTCACCTTCTCGCGCCGGGCGGCGGCGGAGATGGCGCGGCGGGTCGAGCGCATCGCCGGGCAGGTAATGGGCGCCAATGCCGCCGTGCTGACCGAGGGCCTCACCTGGGCCGGCACCTTCCACGGCATCGGCGCGCGGCTGCTGCGCGACTACGCCCCGCAGATCGGGCTCGACCCCAACTTCACCATCCACGACCGCGAGGACAGCGCGGACCTGATGAACCTGGTCCGCCACGAGCTCGGCTACTCCAGAACCGAGAAGCGCTTTCCCACCAAGGGCACGCTGATCGCGATCTATTCACGCGCGGTGAACGCCGAGCGCCCGCTGGAAGAGGTCATCGCCCGCTCCTTCCCGTGGGTCGCGGGCTGGGCGGCCGAGATGAAGGCCATCTTCGCCGGCTATGTCGAGGCCAAGCAGGCCCAGGGCGTGCTCGATTATGACGACCTGCTGCTCTACTGGGCGCAGATGGCGGGCGAACCCCAGCTCGCCGCCGACATTGGCGGGCGCTTCGACCATGTGCTGGTCGACGAATATCAGGACACCAACCGGCTGCAGGCCTCGATCCTGATCGGCCTGAAGCCGGACGGGCGCGGCCTCACCGTGGTCGGCGACGACGCGCAGTCGATCTACTCGTTCCGCGCCGCGACCGTGCGCAACATTCTCGACTTTCCCGGCCATTTCTCGCCGCGCGCGGAAACCATCATGCTGGAGCAGAACTACCGCTCCACGCAGTCCATCCTGCGTGCCGCCAATGCGGTGATCGACTTCGCCGCCGAGCGCTACGCCAAGAACCTGTGGTCCGAACGCCCCTCGCTGGAGCGCCCGGCCCTGGTCAATGTGCGCGACGAGATCGAGCAGGCGAACTTCATCGCCACCCGCGTGCTGGAGAACCGCGAGGACGGCATCGCGCTGAAATCGCAGGCGGTGCTGTTCCGCGCCTCCCACCACAGCGGCCCGCTGGAAGTGGAACTGACCCGGCGCAACATCCCGTTCGTGAAGTTCGGCGGGCTGAAGTTCCTCGATTCCGCCCATGTGAAGGACGTGCTCGCGGTCCTGCGCTTTGTCGAAAACCCGCGTGACCGCGTCGCCGGCTTCCGCGTGCTGCGGCTGCTCAGCGGCTTCGGTGCCGCCACCGCGGCCAAGGTGCTGGACACGGTCGCCACCGGCCCGATGGTGCCCTCGCTGGAGACCTTCTCGCCCCCGCCCCGCGCGGCGCAGGACTGGCCCGGCTTCGTCACTCTCGCCCGCGACCTGAAAAGCCGCGCCACCGGCTGGCCTGGCGAGCTTGACCGTGTACGGCAATGGTATGAGCCGCATCTGGAGCGCCTGCACGAGGACGCCGCCACCCGGCAGGCGGACCTGGTCCAGCTCGCCCAGATCGCCGGCTCCTACCCCTCCCGCGCGCGCTTCCTGACCAAGCTCACCCTCGACCCGCCCGACGCCACCAGCGCCGAGGCCGGCCCGCCCCATCTCGACGAGGACTATCTCATCCTCTCCACCATCCATTCCTCAAAGGGGCAGGAATGGAAGTCGGTCTTCGTGCTGAACGTGATCGACGGGTGCATTCCCAGCGACCTCGGCGTCGGCACCAAGGATGAGATCGAGGAGGAGCGCCGGCTGCTCTATGTCGCGATGACGCGGGCCAAGGACAGTCTGAGCCTGATGCTGCCCCAGCGCTTCTTCGTGCATGGCCAGTCGCGCGGCGGCGACCGGCACGTCTATGCCGCGCGCACCCGCTTCATTCCCCCGCGCATCCTCGACCATTTCGCCACCAGCGTCTGGCCGCCGGCCACGCCCGAGGCCGCGACCGCCGCGTCGGCGAGCGAGGTGCGCATCGACCTCTCCGCCCGAATGCGCGGCATGTGGCGATAG
- a CDS encoding HdeA/HdeB family chaperone: MKKIALALACAFVPLPAFADQIDLSTMTCAEFLQSDKTEMMLTLAWLDAYYKDVDAPPVIDTDKFVANAGKLGDYCAANPTIGLITATDELFGE; the protein is encoded by the coding sequence ATGAAGAAGATCGCACTGGCTCTCGCCTGCGCCTTCGTGCCGCTCCCCGCCTTCGCCGACCAGATCGATCTCTCGACCATGACCTGTGCGGAGTTCCTGCAGAGCGACAAGACCGAGATGATGCTCACGCTCGCCTGGCTCGACGCCTATTACAAGGACGTGGACGCACCACCGGTCATCGACACCGACAAGTTCGTCGCCAATGCCGGAAAGCTCGGCGACTATTGCGCCGCCAACCCCACCATCGGGCTCATCACCGCCACGGACGAGCTGTTTGGCGAGTAA
- the ilvD gene encoding dihydroxy-acid dehydratase codes for MPPYRSRTTTHGRNMAGARGLWRATGMKDGDFGKPIIAVVNSFTQFVPGHVHLKDLGQLVAREIEAAGGVAKEMNTIAVDDGIAMGHDGMLYSLPSRELIADSVEYMVNAHCADAMVCISNCDKITPGMLMAAMRINIPVVFVSGGPMEAGKVVLGGKTKSLDLIDAMVAAADDRVAEADVQTIERSACPTCGSCSGMFTANSMNCLTEAMGLALPGNGTTLATHSDRKRLFVEAGHAIVDLARRYYEQDDASVLPRSVASFAAFENAMTLDIAMGGSTNTVLHLLAAAHEGEVPFTMADIDRLSRRVPVLCKVAPAVPDVHVEDVHHAGGIMGILGELDRAGLLDTSVSTIHAPTLAAALDHWDVKRNTSEAVHEFFRAGPGGIPTQVAFSQSARYDDVDLDREKGVIRDAEHAFSKDGGLAVLYGNLAEDGCIVKTAGVDDSILKFTGTATVFESQDDAVSGILGNRVKAGQIVLIRYEGPRGGPGMQEMLYPTSYLKSKGLGKQCALITDGRFSGGSSGLSIGHVSPEAAEGGTIGLVREGDTIEIDIPNRRIHLAVDDAELAARREEQEAKGFTPAAPRKRNVSTALRAYAAFATSAAKGAVRVVP; via the coding sequence ATGCCGCCCTATCGCTCCCGAACCACCACCCACGGCCGCAACATGGCTGGCGCGCGCGGTCTCTGGCGCGCCACGGGCATGAAGGACGGCGATTTCGGCAAGCCGATTATCGCGGTCGTGAACTCCTTCACCCAGTTCGTGCCCGGCCATGTCCACCTCAAGGATCTCGGCCAGCTGGTGGCGCGGGAGATCGAGGCCGCCGGCGGCGTGGCCAAGGAGATGAACACCATCGCGGTCGATGACGGCATCGCGATGGGTCATGACGGCATGCTCTATTCGCTGCCCTCGCGCGAGCTTATCGCCGACAGCGTCGAATACATGGTCAACGCCCATTGCGCCGACGCCATGGTCTGCATCTCCAACTGCGACAAGATCACCCCCGGCATGCTGATGGCGGCGATGCGCATCAACATCCCGGTCGTGTTCGTCTCCGGCGGGCCGATGGAAGCCGGCAAGGTCGTGCTGGGCGGCAAGACCAAGTCGCTCGACCTGATCGACGCCATGGTCGCCGCCGCCGATGACCGCGTGGCGGAAGCCGACGTCCAGACCATCGAGCGTTCCGCCTGCCCGACCTGCGGGTCCTGCTCGGGCATGTTCACCGCCAATTCGATGAACTGTCTCACCGAGGCGATGGGCCTTGCCCTGCCCGGCAACGGCACCACGCTGGCGACCCATTCGGATCGCAAGCGCCTGTTCGTGGAAGCTGGCCACGCCATCGTCGACCTCGCCCGCCGCTATTACGAGCAGGACGACGCCAGCGTGCTGCCGCGCTCCGTGGCCAGCTTCGCCGCGTTCGAGAACGCGATGACGCTCGACATCGCCATGGGCGGCTCCACCAACACGGTGCTGCACCTGCTCGCCGCCGCGCATGAGGGCGAGGTGCCCTTCACCATGGCCGATATCGACCGGCTGTCGCGCCGCGTGCCGGTGCTGTGCAAGGTGGCCCCCGCGGTTCCGGACGTGCATGTGGAGGACGTCCACCATGCCGGCGGCATCATGGGCATCCTTGGCGAACTCGACCGTGCCGGCCTGCTCGACACCTCCGTGAGCACCATTCACGCCCCCACGCTGGCCGCCGCGCTAGATCATTGGGACGTGAAGCGCAACACCAGCGAGGCGGTGCACGAATTCTTCCGGGCCGGCCCCGGCGGCATTCCCACCCAGGTCGCGTTCAGCCAGTCCGCCCGCTATGACGATGTCGATCTGGACCGCGAGAAGGGCGTGATCCGCGACGCCGAGCACGCCTTCTCCAAGGATGGCGGCCTCGCGGTGCTCTACGGCAACCTCGCCGAGGACGGCTGCATCGTGAAGACGGCGGGCGTGGACGACTCGATCCTGAAGTTCACCGGCACCGCGACCGTGTTCGAGAGCCAGGACGACGCCGTCTCCGGCATTCTGGGCAACCGGGTCAAGGCCGGCCAGATCGTGCTCATCCGCTATGAGGGGCCGCGCGGCGGGCCGGGCATGCAGGAGATGCTCTACCCGACCAGCTATCTGAAGTCGAAGGGCCTCGGCAAGCAGTGCGCGCTCATCACCGACGGCCGCTTCTCGGGTGGGTCCTCGGGCCTGTCCATCGGCCATGTCTCGCCGGAAGCGGCGGAGGGCGGCACGATCGGGCTGGTGCGCGAGGGCGACACTATCGAGATCGACATCCCGAACCGGCGCATCCATCTCGCCGTCGACGATGCCGAGCTGGCGGCGCGCCGCGAGGAGCAGGAAGCCAAGGGCTTCACACCCGCCGCCCCGCGCAAGCGCAACGTTTCCACCGCGCTGCGGGCCTATGCCGCCTTCGCCACCAGCGCCGCCAAGGGCGCCGTGCGGGTGGTCCCCTGA
- a CDS encoding DUF779 domain-containing protein — MDATISPPAGDAGEHAGEEVPRVRATPTALALIETLRAEHGPLLFHQSGGCCDGSSPMCYAQGDYMIADRDVRMGEIGGAPFYMSPSQFEYWKHTQLIIDVVPGRGGMFSLENGRGERFLTRSRLFDDDELDRLTPISEGPGG; from the coding sequence ATGGACGCCACAATCTCCCCACCCGCCGGCGACGCCGGTGAACATGCGGGTGAAGAGGTGCCGCGCGTGCGCGCGACGCCGACCGCGCTGGCGTTGATCGAAACACTGCGCGCCGAGCATGGCCCGCTGCTGTTCCACCAGTCCGGTGGCTGCTGCGACGGCTCGTCCCCCATGTGCTACGCGCAGGGCGACTACATGATCGCCGACCGTGACGTGCGCATGGGCGAGATCGGCGGGGCGCCGTTCTATATGAGCCCCTCGCAGTTCGAGTACTGGAAGCACACCCAGCTGATCATCGACGTGGTGCCCGGACGGGGCGGCATGTTCAGCCTGGAGAACGGGCGCGGCGAGCGCTTCCTCACCCGCTCGCGGCTGTTCGACGATGACGAACTGGACCGGCTGACGCCGATTTCCGAAGGCCCCGGCGGCTAG
- a CDS encoding DegT/DnrJ/EryC1/StrS family aminotransferase gives MIRVPFLDLKDNVAALRPALDAAFARVMDSGWFILGPELEAFEAEFAHFIGVPHAIGTGNGLDALRIALEASGVGPGDDVIVPAHTFIATWLAVTQLGAVPVAVEPAAGRFNVAADAIEAALTPRTKAIVVVHLYGEPVEMEPVLALAAARGIPVIEDAAQAHGATRHGVACGSFGHAAAFSFYPAKNLGAFGDAGALVTGDEALRQRARSLRNYGAVTKYDHAEAGINSRLDELQAALLRVVLPEIEGWNARRRAIAARYDEGLADLPGLEQPRSLPGNVPAWHLYVVRSARRAALQAALAEVGIGTQIHYPTPIYRLPPYAGLGPACETPTDRIAREALSLPMNPFLSDPQIERVIGAVRAACS, from the coding sequence GTGATCCGCGTTCCCTTTCTCGACCTGAAGGACAATGTCGCCGCGCTGCGCCCCGCGCTCGACGCGGCCTTCGCGCGGGTCATGGATTCCGGCTGGTTCATCCTCGGCCCGGAACTGGAGGCCTTCGAGGCCGAGTTCGCGCACTTCATCGGCGTCCCCCACGCGATCGGCACCGGCAACGGGCTCGACGCGCTGCGCATTGCGCTGGAAGCCTCGGGCGTGGGACCGGGCGATGACGTGATCGTGCCGGCGCACACCTTCATCGCCACCTGGCTCGCCGTGACACAGCTCGGCGCGGTGCCGGTCGCGGTGGAGCCCGCCGCCGGCCGCTTCAACGTTGCCGCCGACGCCATCGAGGCGGCGCTCACCCCGCGCACGAAGGCGATCGTCGTCGTTCATCTCTATGGTGAGCCGGTGGAGATGGAGCCGGTGCTCGCGCTTGCCGCCGCGCGCGGCATTCCGGTGATCGAGGACGCCGCCCAGGCCCACGGGGCGACCCGCCACGGCGTCGCCTGCGGGTCCTTCGGCCACGCCGCCGCCTTCAGCTTCTACCCGGCCAAGAATCTCGGAGCCTTCGGTGACGCGGGCGCGCTGGTGACCGGGGACGAGGCCCTGCGCCAGCGGGCGCGAAGCCTGCGCAATTATGGCGCGGTGACGAAATACGACCACGCCGAAGCCGGCATCAACTCGCGGCTCGACGAATTGCAGGCGGCGCTGTTACGCGTCGTGCTTCCCGAGATCGAGGGATGGAACGCCCGCCGCCGGGCGATTGCCGCGCGCTATGACGAAGGCCTCGCCGATCTTCCCGGCCTGGAGCAGCCGCGCTCCCTGCCCGGCAACGTGCCGGCCTGGCATCTTTACGTGGTGCGCAGCGCGCGGCGGGCCGCGCTCCAGGCGGCGCTGGCGGAAGTTGGCATCGGCACGCAGATCCACTATCCCACGCCGATCTACCGGCTGCCGCCCTATGCCGGGCTCGGCCCCGCCTGTGAGACCCCGACCGACCGGATCGCCCGTGAAGCCCTCAGCCTCCCCATGAACCCGTTCCTCTCGGACCCACAGATCGAGCGCGTCATCGGGGCGGTGCGGGCGGCCTGTTCATAG
- the adh gene encoding aldehyde dehydrogenase: protein MNKPEIAITKQSPFKARYGNFIGGAFVEPVAGRYFDNTSPVTGGKICEIARSDKDDVEKALDAAHAAKDAWGKTSAAERALILNRIADRMEENLDLLALAETWDNGKPIRETTAADMPLAIDHFRYFAGAVRAQEGGISEIDHDTVAYHFHEPLGVVGQIIPWNFPILMAVWKLAPALAAGNCVVLKPAEQTPASILVLAELIADLLPPGVLNIVNGFGLEAGKPLASSPRIAKIAFTGETTTGRLIMQYASQNLIPVTLELGGKSPNIFFSDVVAEDDDFFDKAVEGFVMFALNQGEVCTCPSRALIQESIYDKFMEKALKRVEAIVQGSPLDPATMVGAQASSEQLEKILSYIDIGKQEGAEVLTGGGRNMLGGDLAGGYYVKPTVFKGHNKMRIFQEEIFGPVVSVTTFKDDADALAIANDTLYGLGAGVWTRDGNRAYRFGRAIQAGRVWTNCYHAYPAHAAFGGYKQSGIGRENHKMMLDHYQQTKNMLVSYSPKKLGFF from the coding sequence ATGAATAAGCCTGAAATCGCGATTACCAAGCAGTCCCCGTTCAAGGCCCGCTACGGCAATTTCATCGGCGGCGCGTTCGTCGAGCCGGTGGCCGGGCGCTATTTCGACAACACCTCGCCGGTGACCGGCGGCAAGATCTGCGAGATTGCCCGCTCCGACAAGGACGACGTCGAGAAGGCGCTCGACGCCGCCCACGCCGCCAAGGACGCCTGGGGCAAGACCAGCGCCGCCGAGCGCGCCCTGATCCTCAACCGCATCGCCGACCGCATGGAGGAGAACCTCGATCTCCTCGCGCTCGCCGAGACCTGGGACAATGGCAAGCCGATCCGCGAGACCACGGCCGCCGACATGCCGCTCGCCATCGACCATTTCCGCTATTTCGCCGGCGCCGTGCGGGCGCAGGAAGGCGGCATCAGCGAGATCGACCACGACACCGTGGCCTATCACTTCCATGAGCCGCTTGGCGTGGTCGGCCAGATCATTCCGTGGAACTTCCCGATCCTGATGGCGGTGTGGAAGCTCGCCCCGGCGCTCGCCGCGGGCAACTGCGTGGTGCTGAAGCCGGCCGAGCAGACCCCGGCGAGCATTCTGGTGCTGGCCGAGCTGATCGCCGACCTGCTGCCCCCCGGCGTGCTGAACATCGTCAACGGCTTCGGGCTGGAGGCGGGCAAGCCGCTCGCGTCCTCGCCGCGCATCGCCAAGATCGCCTTCACCGGCGAGACGACGACGGGCCGGCTGATCATGCAGTACGCCAGCCAGAACCTGATCCCCGTGACGCTGGAGCTGGGCGGCAAGTCGCCGAACATCTTCTTCAGCGACGTGGTGGCGGAAGATGACGACTTCTTCGACAAGGCGGTCGAGGGTTTCGTGATGTTCGCGCTGAACCAGGGCGAGGTCTGCACCTGCCCGAGCCGCGCGCTGATCCAGGAGAGCATCTACGACAAGTTCATGGAGAAGGCGCTGAAGCGCGTGGAGGCCATCGTTCAGGGCTCCCCGCTCGACCCCGCCACCATGGTCGGGGCGCAGGCGTCCTCCGAGCAGCTGGAGAAGATCCTCTCCTATATCGACATCGGCAAGCAGGAAGGCGCCGAGGTCCTCACCGGCGGCGGGCGCAACATGCTCGGCGGCGATCTTGCCGGCGGCTATTACGTGAAGCCGACCGTGTTCAAGGGCCACAACAAGATGCGCATCTTCCAGGAGGAGATCTTCGGGCCGGTCGTGTCCGTGACCACCTTCAAGGACGACGCCGACGCGCTCGCCATCGCCAACGACACGCTCTATGGCCTCGGCGCCGGCGTGTGGACTCGCGACGGCAACCGCGCCTACCGCTTCGGCCGCGCCATCCAGGCCGGCCGGGTGTGGACCAACTGCTATCACGCCTATCCCGCGCACGCGGCCTTCGGCGGCTACAAGCAGTCCGGCATCGGGCGCGAGAACCACAAGATGATGCTCGACCACTACCAGCAGACCAAGAACATGCTGGTCAGCTACAGCCCCAAGAAGCTCGGCTTCTTCTGA